From the genome of Setaria viridis chromosome 1, Setaria_viridis_v4.0, whole genome shotgun sequence:
AGATTCTTCCTCCTGACATTAGTTGAAACTCACTTATTAATCCGCCCCTTAATCTAATGCTGTACTACTTCCTTCTGGATGCTATAGTAGCATCAGTTAGTTAGTTACCTAtacatcctttttttttcctctaaaAAAAGCTATAATCAATAATCTTCTTGAACGCATTTCTTCTGGAATTTGGTAATTTTAGTTACTAATTTATGATTCTGTGCGTCAGTGGTCGGATTTTTTCTACAGTGGCAGAAATTCCAGTGACAAGAACAGGGCGTCATGTCACGAGGAGATGAATAGCTAACTACCCCTCAAGAAGCAACTAAAGTCGCATGGATCATGGCGAGAGCGTGTGCATGGTGGGCATCGGAAAGCAGTTGGATTGAAGAGGCAAAGTCTAATCCATGTAGCCCACACCCACCTGATCAAGGCTGGCGTCGAgggccgcctcgtcgtcgtcctcctcctcggcggcgccccTCGCCTTGCCCGGCCTCGActccagcagctgctgctgcgctttcctctgcttctcctccttcctcgccTGCACAGCCTTCGTCACCTCTGCAACACCGCAGCTCATGTTAGCTTGCTCATCATCAGTCTGCAGCAGGGCACGGACGCGCACCGGGATTTGGACGGAGGAGAAGGGGTTGTTTTTTTCCTTACCCTGGGTGGTGATGAGGCGGTAGACGTGGCCGAGGAGCAGGGTCTCCTTGGGCTTGAGCAGCTTGACGCGCGTGAGGCGCACGGTGCGGCTCTCGCCGCCGGGGGCGTCCTGCCGCTCCTCGGCGACGCGAAGGGTGACGAGCGCGACGTAGTGGCCCGGGTTGGCGCGCATCACCTCCGCCGCGCTGGTGGACCAGCAGAGCCGCTCCACACGCCCGCCCGGGTGCTGGAGCAgcaccgtcgccgcctccgccgcctggcAGTTCCCCATCCCGCTCCCGCGCGTACTGCTGCTGGGGTGGCCTGGCCCGCGCACCGCGCACGCCGGGACACACGCGGGCGCTCGCGAGGACGGAGAGTTGGCTGCGCTGGGAGAGCGCCGGTGGCGAGGCAGAGCGAGTGGGCAGAGCAACCGCTCGAGTGCCGAGGTGGTATATATGCCGACGAGGCAGCCTACCCACTGCTCCTTTTCTGTCCAGGACCGAGCCCCGCCACGTACTCCTACGCGACGTGCTCGCGGCTCGCGCGGTAACAACGGTTGCCGAGAGTGAACTGGGTGGTTGGTGCCCGGCTCGGCGTCGTGCCCCGGCGGcccggcgcacgcgcgcgcTGGTTCCCCTCCTCGGCAGAAATCTAGCGCTCGGTGCCGGTGATCGACGCGGTTTTTTTGGCCGCCGAGGGAGGGAAGCCAGCCAGCAAGCCGAAACTACCCCGGGTCGTCTTCGCTGCCTTTTTCCCGGGGTCGCACGTGAACGGACGTTAGGACGTACGTGTTCGGGGAGTTGTTTGTACTCGTCGGGAAGTTTGCAGTGCGGCCGCAACAGGGGCAGAGGGAAAAGGGAGCCAGCCCTTTGCATTGCATGCGCCATCAATTGGTCGTTTTCGCGGGGCGGCGTGCGGACCAGGGCGGCCGGATGGGATCGGCCCGCGCTCTCCCTGCCGCGTACGTTTTGTCCTCCGCCGGCCACCGTGAACGTACGCCGAAAAACCATGGCCCTAGCTAAGCAGTAGAGTCCATGGCGATCGGCAGCAGCTAACGCACCCTACCGATGTGCCCAACGCTGGCTGCGCTTCGAAGTTTCGACGCGCGCTAGTTTCCACCTGCACGGCTTGGCAAGTAGGGGATTCTGAACGAAGTCGCAAGGGAATAGATCAGCAGACAGCAAAAGCTTGTCTACATTCATTATTTTTCTCTTGAAAGATCATCGATTGGTGTTGGTGGCACAACAGCGTTTTCCAAAGTCCCTGCCCTATTTTCATGCATAGAGTAGAGGTGAATATCAACAGGTTGTAGTTTGGATCCACGTCCACCTACTGGTCCAGGTCAACCTTCTGTTTGATGATGGGCCTACACACACCTCGCTAACATCCAGCAGGCGATTGTGCAGTTTCGAAAGTATTTTGATAGAGCACCAAACTCCAACCAAACTATTGTATTGTGTTGTATTCGGCTGGATGGAGCGGCTAGAAATCTTTTGTGTGTTGGGTTGTTTGGGACTATTCATGTGTATGAGAATCTTCTGTCTTTTCTTTGTGTAATCCTAGCTAACTTATGCCGCGAAGATGCTCCAAAACGAAAGCGTCAGGATGGTACGACATTGATGATGTATGTATGGCAGTATGGTGTAGGCTCAGAAATGAAGTTGTCTCGTTCCTCACCGAGCTTTACCTCATGTGTGGAAGATTACTTGATCATTTCTTTCACAAAAAAGAAGATTAGTTAATcacaaaaaaagagaaaaaaaggcgTTGTCATCATGCCACGCATCAAAATTAAATATTGCCGCAGCATAAAAGACCCACTTCAAATTAAGTTCAAAACAGTACAATGCGCGCGAAACGCAAGCGCACCTGCTTGTGCttgaaatatttttcttttgggaACAACACTCGCTAGAAATCTTTGCAGCTGCTTATTTAGTTATTCTAAATGCCATCACTTTTATATAAGAAATGGAATGCAGATGCCCCATAACAAATTCCACATAGCATGGCACAATGCTGCTTCAAATCAGTATTACTATACTGCGATGACTTGCTCTTCAATTATTCTTTATCTACACTCTGCCTGCAAATTGCTTCCTGGTAATGGAATGCACCGAGTTAAAAAATCCTGACGACCATTCCGCTGCTTGCCTTCCAACCAGCAGCCTCCTGAAAACAAGCCAGTATCAAATTCGTGTCAAACATCCTTCACcggaagaaaaaataaaatataagtgTTTAGGTTAGGTACTTACATTAGGCGCTTAGATGTTTATACCTTGCCGAAGATCGATTGGGACCTGGCAGAGTCAGCTCCCCTTATTGCCTGGGTAGTGTGTGGTTCATGTCTGCCTTTTCTGGTGATCGATCGTCCGATCCCTCCCAGGCCAGCTACCATTAGAGAGGGAGGTCATCTGGTCAACAATGGCAAGGCGGCTATCAGCAGCAGTGCAATGGTACTAgaggagctagctagctaatcTCGCGTGGCGTCAGGATCGTGGTCACCATAATCCCACAAGGGATATGGCAGTGCTCGCTGCGTGCATTGATGAGACCATGTGCGCCGGCGCGCGGCTGCCTTGCACGAGTTGGCTTCTCGCGCGCCCTCACCTACATGCCATTTGTACTCTCTAGTCTCTACTGGCCGGGAGGGAAGCTGacggaggaggagatgaagatgatggtgtGATGGCGTGTTACACGGCAAAGTCTTCGCTGCAATAGATTTCTGCAGCGTTTGTGATGCCGATGTGAGGGGGTTTTGTCCGAAAGAAAACTGATGTGAGGTCAGTGTCAAAATTTTCATCAAGGTGGCCAACCCTAATAACGTACTTCCAAGAAATTGACatgcttcagagttcagagagGAAAATTAGTGCTTCAGCAACTGCTACCAGCCTGCTACATAGGTACAGTATCTACTGTATCTTGCATCGACGAAAGAGGAATAGTTCAGAGAAGAGAAATGGATTATTTCTTATGCAGATGCTTCACACGAGGAATAGTTCCTGGTGTTGCTGAGAG
Proteins encoded in this window:
- the LOC117865106 gene encoding uncharacterized protein — its product is MGNCQAAEAATVLLQHPGGRVERLCWSTSAAEVMRANPGHYVALVTLRVAEERQDAPGGESRTVRLTRVKLLKPKETLLLGHVYRLITTQEVTKAVQARKEEKQRKAQQQLLESRPGKARGAAEEEDDDEAALDASLDQLARQDNGNRSSSARHRQWRPSLQSIDEATS